TTGGGCAAACGTTACGCAAGAGACATGAAGCCAATGGTCGACGCTTCTCTGATTCAAATGCGGCTAGATGAGACCGCTGAAGCGGCTGCTTTGATTCGTTACGGTGCCAGTGTGCCCATTCCTTCACTGGATGGCATGGAGACCATCATGGATCTGCTCGGCACCGGTTATTTATTTACGGAACGTGATTTCAGCAATCTCGCCCAATTTCTGCGCAGCTGCGCACAGCTTATGAAATACATGGAGGGCAAATCCGAAGTGGCCCCCACAGTTAGTCGCTACGCTTCATCCATGATATGGATGGAATCCCTGCTCAGCGAGATTGAACGCTGTATCCATAGTGGACGCATTCAGGATCAGGCGAGCAAGGAGCTGATACGTATTCGTAAAAAAATGACGGTGAATGAGGAACGCATGAAGCGCAAGCTGGATTCTCTAATAAGCAAACACCGCTCCATCATGCAGGAAAATGTGATTAGTCAGCGTGGTGGAAGAACCGTGCTGCCCATTAAGAAAGAATTCCGCAAACACGTTAAAGGCAGTGTGCTGGATGAATCAGGAAGTGGCCAAACCGTATATATTGAACCTGCTGAATTAGTAGGTCTGCAAATGGAGCTGTCTTCACTGCAAGCCGAGGAATCACGGGAGGAGATGAAAATTCTCGGTGACTTAACCTCCCTGGCAGAGTCTTATAATCGTGAAATTTCGTTAAATACGGAAACGGTAGGGATTCTGGATTTCCTATTTGCCAAAGCGAAATATGCGGCCACCATGGATGGACGAACTGTACGCGTCAATGCCATTGGACGTGTTCGGCTTCATCATGCCCGCCATCCGTTTATGGGTGCATCCATGGTTCCGCTTGATTTTGCAATTGGTCAAACTTATTCCTCGCTAATCATTACCGGGCCGAATACGGGTGGCAAAACGGTTGCACTCAAAACATTGGGTCTGCTCACATTGATGATGCAATCTGGTCTGCTTGTGCCTGTCGCTGAAGATGGCGAGATGGCCGTGTATCATGAAATTGCTGTTGATATCGGCGATGGACAGAGCCTGGAGCAAGCACTCAGTACCTTTTCTGCACATATTCGCAACATGATTGGCATCCTGGAGCAAGCCGATTCATCGACACTTGTGCTTATTGACGAGATGGCCTCCGGTACCGATCCCGGTGAGGGAGTGGGACTCTCGATCGCCATGCTGGAGGAGCTGCACAGCCGTGGAGCTACCGTTATCGCTACAACCCATTTTGGGGAAATCAAACATTTTGCAGCATCCACGCCTGGATTTGAGAATGCAAGAATGGAATTTGATACGGTCTCTCTTCAACCTCTTTATCGATTGCGGATCGGAGAAGCCGGGGACAGCTATGCCTATTTCATTGCACTGAAATTGGGTATGCCACAGCGTATTATTGAGCGCTCCAAGCTCATTTCAGATCAGGGTGTCTCGCAAAGTGTCTCTTCCACCTCCTCTCCATCCGTGCCTAACGTAAGTTCAACGTCATCGCAAATAAACAGCACGGTTGAACAAGAACAATTGAATGAAGCAAGGAACACGATAAAACCTACCAGCCCGTCCGTACAGACTGGAACTAGAAAGCAATCTGCTGATCGGCCTGAAACATTAGAACCCGCGCCCCCTGCCAAAGCATTCCGAAAAGGGGATCGCGTCTATGCAGCTTATCTGAACCAGTCAGGCATCGTATGTGATGTGGAGGACAGTCGCGGAAATATCGGAGTCATGCTGCGTGGACGTAAAGTCAAAATTCATAAGAAACGTCTAACTCTGCACATCTCCGCAGATGAACTATATCCGGGTGACTATGACCTCGACATTGTGCTGGAGTCCAAAGAGAACCGAAAGAAACGCAAACTGATTAGTCGCAAGCATGTGGAAGGACTGAAAATTGAATTGCCCCCTGAAGAATAACCACAGGATTGATATAATGGGTTGAGTTGCTATACTTTAATAAACCTATCGATCGTTCGTGGTTAGAAATTTATCGGGGAAGGAAGACTCGTATGTCTGTTGAGCAGGATACAAAGAAAGTCACTCCAGAAGTTCTTGTATGTCCTTTATGCGGTGAGGCCAATGGCTGCTCCTATGCGGCTGGTCGTCCTCATTCAGAATGCTGGTGTAACCGGGCTGTGTTCCCAGAAGGGGTATTTGACCCCATTCCGGCAGACCAGCGCAGGAAGTCCTGCATCTGCGAGGCATGTCTGGATACGTATAAAAAGAAGACAGAGCAAAATAAAGAGCCCCACAGTTAACCCTGTGAGGCTCTTCTTCAATCAATATTATTTTGTATTGAAATACAGAACGTTACTTCTGCATTTGTTGATAATGCGCTACAGCCTGCTTCAGTACAGGATGACTCTCATCCATGGACGTATACTGGCTGAGTGCTGCTTCAATCCCTTTTTGCTGGATCGTAGTCTGGAGTTCCACCGCTTCCGGGTCTTCGGATACGTCAAACTTGCAGGCAGCGGCCATACCCATCGCCAAAAGTGTTGTCTCCGTTCCATACTCGTAAGCCTGGAGAGCTGGGCGAACCAGACGGTCATTCGGGGACAGTTTCCGCAGTGGAGAACGTCCTACACGAGTTACCTCATCCGTTAGATGCGGGTTAACGAACCGTTCCAATATTTTGGCAATGTACAACTGATGATCGTCGGCATTGAATCCAAAACGCTTCACCAAAACGGCTCCGGTTTCCTGCAAGGCACCATATACGATGGATTTGACTTTTTCATCGGCAATAGCCTTCTGAATTGTATCAAACCCGTTCACATATCCAATATAAGCGGCAATACAGTGTCCCGTATTTACGGTAAACAGCTTCCGTTCGATATAAGGCTCCAGATCATCCACATACATTACGCCCTCAACCGGTTTGAACGCAGGAGCCATTTGTGAACGGTCAACAACCCATTCATAGAAAGGCTCTACCTGTACATGCAACGGATCTTCATGATGCTGAATCGGCACAATCCGATCTACGGCAGAGTCCGGGAAATACACGTACTGATCCGCAAGCAGGCGAGTCCGCTCATCAAGCAGGCCATATACATGTTCTTTCAGCTGAGTGCTGGCTCCAATTGCATTTTCACAGGCAATAATGTGAAGGGGTTGGAAGACATCGCCCGTTCCCAGTCTGGACGTAAGTCCTTTGGCAATACCGGGAGCAATATGTTTCAGAATGTTCACGCCCACTGCAGTTGTGATCAGTTCAGCTTCTGCAACATTCTGAGCAACGGTATCCAGATTGGTTCCATCGATTGCACTCACACCGGTAACTGTCTCCAGGTCTTTGGCCTCGTTAGCCAGTTCAACCGTATACTCTCCACGCTGCTCTAGAGCCTTAACCAGCTCCTGGTTAACGTCGGAGAAAACAACATTGTAGCCTGCACGGGACAGAATCAAACCGATAAAGCCACGTCCAATATTACCTGCTCCAAAGTGAAGGGCCTTCATAGTTCCATTTCACTTTCCAAAATAGTGATGACTTCTTCAGCGGTTTGAGCATGACGCAAAGCTTCCATGTTCTCTTCCTCGGCGCAGATGACTGCGATGCTGGTCAGGATCTCCATATGTTCTCCACCTTGAGCGGCGATACCAATTACCATATACGCTTTTTCTTCCCCAAAATCAACACCTTGCGGGAACTGAATGACGGAAATGCCTGTGGACAGGATGAATGATTTGGATTCCTTCGTGCCGTGTGGAATCGCAAGTCCGTTGCCGACATACGTGGAGACAATCTCTTCACGCTCCAGCATTTTGTCGATGTATTCAGCGGTGATATGTCCCGCGTCTTTCAAAATTTGACCTGCCATACGAATCGCTTCGTATTTGTCCTGAGCCGTTGCATTCATGATGACTTTATCTTTAGTTAACACACTCATGTTTGAATACCTCCAATTTCGGTTTTGCTGCGGTAAAATCCCGCAAGTTCTTGGGACAAGTAATGAATAAGATCATCCCGGTTGCCTTTTTCAAGTAATGCAATCATTTCTTCCTGCAACAATAGCGCACTGATCTCACTCAGTACCTCCAAACTTTCCTTCGATAACTGTCTGGGTCCAAGCATCAAGAGCACATGGCTGACACCTGCCGGGTCTTCCGGCGTGCGTAGAAGCGGCTCTGTCAATTGGAACAGCGTAATTGAAGGACTGTGAATGCCATCACTGCGTGTATGAAACAGAGCGAGGGAAGTTCCGGGAATCTTCTGACTTCCAACAGCTTCACGCTCCTCCAGCAGCCTGGCAATCTCATCTGGATTATTCAATACACCGGATTGATGCAAAACGCTGCACATGGCGTAAGCTGTTTCTAAAAATCCGATCTCCTGATTATCCAGCGGGAACACCTGAAACTTGCCGATTATCTGTACGATTTCAATCAGGGTCGCTTCCAGTCCAACCGGATCGGAAATTCGTCCTGTTGTCCTTGAGTCTGCTTCAGGTGGGGGACTATGTTCCCGCTGAAGCGTCGTTGTCCTGATGAAATGTCTTAAACGTTCACTTTCTTCTGCCGTCAGCAGTGGGCTCACCTTGTAGTATTGATGTTTATCCATCGGCAGATCCACAGTAGAGAGAACCAAATCATATTCCGTCTTTGGGATACGCGCCGCTTCATACCAGGACACGCTGTCCACAATCCGAATTTCGGGAATTTCCTTGGACAGACGGCTCGATAACATCCGTGAAGATCCGATCCCACTCGTACAGACGACGACAGCCCTGATTTCACGCTTCAGCACCCTCAGCCGTTCAATGGAAGCACCGAAGTGCATTACCAAAAATCCGATCTCCTCATCCGGAACATCCGTATTGGGCCAAGCCTCTCGCACGGCTTTCTTTACATCCTCAAACAGTGATTCATAATCCTTGCGGATCTGCTGAAGCAACGGATTACGGATAAGCTGCCGCCCATCCATACGTTCCAGCACCGGCTCCATATGGGCAATCAGACCTTCACGAAGCAGACGATCCTCATGGAACGAATAATGAGTTTTCTCCTGCATCCGATCTGTAAGGGAACGAACCATGTCGAGTAAGACCAGATCGTCTATGGGCAGCAGACGCGAGGAATGAATCGATTGCTCGATTTCAACCAGCAGCCTGTGAAAATAAGCCTGCTCCTCGCCCACAAACTCCAGCCCAAGCTGGGCAGATAGAACGCCGCACAACCGTGAAGCCAAATATTCCGGCACCTTCCGCTCATCTTGCAGTGGATTTCCAACGTCATTTTTGTCCTGTTGTGTGCCCCGACCTATGCCAAAACCTTTGCGAATCCGCACAACCGCTACAGACAATTGGATCAGCAGCTTCATGTATTGACGTTCCGGGATATTTTCCAACCACTCAATATCCGGCTGCCATAATGCATTTTCGACCGTAAGTACATCCTCATGCCCTATCATTTCCAGAAGTTTGCTGTTTACTTTGGAAACTCCCTGCTCCGCCTGTCTACCGAACAAATCGGATTCATCCAGATATTCAAGAGCGAGCGCGGAAATAGCCATGCGATGAGCCAGCTCGCTTCCATTGATCTTGACCCCATATCCACGCCTGCGAACCAGCTTCAATCCAGCCAGCTGAATGCGTGGTTCCAGATCGTCCAGATCATTGCTTGCCGTAGACACGGTCACCTTCAGATCTGAGGCCAATGCAAGCAGCTTCACAGGCTCGGATTCATCCAGCAAAATACAAAGCATGAAGAGTTTACGCTCTTCGGGCGTAAACTCCACATATTCGTTAAGCTCAAGTTGTTGACGCAATACGGCCAAATCATCGGAACCGGGATCAATTCGAACCCCGGTTCCCGATTTTTTTTCCAATCTCATGCCAAGGGGCTCAAGCCATTGTTCAATCATCTGCAACTCTCGATGTACGGTACGAGTGCTTACTTTGACCGCAACAGCTATATCGCCAGCAGTTACCTCATGAGGATGCTCCAGCAGGAACTCCACGATCTCACGCTGTCTCCTTGTAATATTACTCATCAGGAGTCGGATTTGAGGCGCTCCACCAGTGCCTCATATTCAGGACTCTTCAGGAAGTTATCGATGGAAATATGCTCTGCATTTGGAGCCACGGATTTGGCCCGGTCAGTCAATGTTTTCTGTGTGATGACGATGTCGGCATCTTGTGGAATCTCACTGATCGCCGTGTTGGTTACAGCGACATCCACACCGGCTGCCTTCATTTTCTTCCGCAGAATCGAGGCACCCATGGCACTCGAACCCATACCTGCATCACAGGAGAATACAATTTTATTGATATCCGTTTTTACTGCCGAAGAAGCAATATCGGCTGCACGGTCAGCTTCACGATTGTCTTTATCAACGGTGAGGTTGCCCGTTTTGCCCTGATTTTTCATATCTTTCATGCGGTTGGAAGCACTATCCAGATCTTCGTCATCCTTCTGTTTACCTGTTTTGAGCAGTATGGATGCCACGAGGAAGGAGATGACCGCAGCTACGGCTACCCCGGCAAACATGCCAAGATATCCACCCTTAGGCGTTAACAATGAGTAGGCAATGATACTTCCCGGTGACGGTGCAGATACCAAACCAGCTCCTGTCAGCATGAAGGTCAATGTACCCGCCACACCACCAGCCATCGCAGCCAGAATCAGTATCGGTCTCATCAGAATGTAAGGGAAATAAATCTCGTGAATCCCGCCAAAGAAATGAATGATTACAGCACCTGGAGCGGAAGATTTGGCTGATCCGCGACCGAAGAAGCAGTATGCCAGCAAAATGCCGAGTCCAGGTCCTGGGTTGGATTCAAGCATGAATAATACGGATTGCCCCAGTTCTCTTGCTTGATCCGTACCAATCGGTGTCAGAATCCCATGGTTGATGGCATTGTTCAGGAATAATACTTTTCCTGGCTCAATGATCAGGTTGACCAGCGGGAGAAGACCAGCATTCATCAAAGCTTCTACCCCAGCCGATAACACCTTGCTAATCGCTTCAACGAAAGGCCCGATGCCTTTAAGGGCTAGAAGGGCCAAAATCCCACCAATAATACCAGCGGAGAAGTTGTTAACCAGCATCTCAAACCCTGATTTGATTTTGCCATCGACAGCTTTGTCAAATTTCTTAATGACCCAAGCTCCCAATGGTCCGGCAATCATAGCGCCAAGGAACATTGGAATGTCACTGCCGACAATAACCCCGATGGTCATTATTGCACCGACTACACCACCACGTTGGCCGTGTACCATGGTACCGCCTGTGTAACCGATAAGCAAAGGCAGCAAATATTTGATCATTGGATCAACCAGCAATGCAAAATCTGCGTTAGGGAACCATCCTTTTGGAATGAACAATGCCGTAATCAAACCCCAGGCGATAAATGCACCCATGTTAGGCATAACCATACCACTCAGGAAACGTCCAAACTTCTGAACGCCGACCCGTATTCCTCCGCTTTTTTCGGACTTTGCGTCCACTGAACTCATATTGAAAACCTCCTCAACATATTAAACCTTAATTCCACTGAATTTTGACAAGGATGATCCAGACGAACAAAGGTACAAATCTTCAATAAATCTTAATTTACAACCATATCGTAAATGAAAACGGTATCTTCTACAACGAAATGAAAACCTACTTCCGTCATGAACGTTGATGACAAGATTTAAATTTAAAGGATTGTCCCATGTTTGAACCTTGTATATGGAATGGAACCTGTTATTCCCTTTCATGTATCATACCCACGAAATGCCCCATTTTAATGACAAATGAAATTGTAAATTTATTCTATTTGAACGAGCTGTTTCTATCTCAATTAGAAATAATGATGAAACACGTTAATTGATATTCATTCCATCCCATTCGTCTGTTAACAACGAAAAAAGCGCAATTTCCTCACCCTGTCCCAGGTGAGGCAATTGCGCCTAAGTATTCTCCGAATGAGCTGTATCACCATCCGGATCTATAATCAATCGATTCATTTTTAATACGTTAAACGAACTTTTCCATTAAGCTGAAACTCCGTATCTAGCGGAAATTTGTACCTTAATATTATTCCGTATGTTTACGATACGCATCCGCGTTCATCAATGTGGAAAGTGCTGCTGTGAGGTCGCCCTCAACACGAATCTCGATCATCCAGCCTTCCTCATATGGGGAGTTGTTAACCAGCTCCGGGGAATCCTGCAATGCATCATTCACAGCAATAATCGTTCCACTGACAGGAGAAAACAAATCCGAAACGGTTTTGACGGATTCAATCGTTCCAATGCCGTCTTCCGCTTTTACATCCGATTCAAGGTCAGGCAATTCTACAAAGACAATGTCACCCAGCTGATGCTGCGCGAACTCGGTAATGCCAATACGTACGGTATCCT
This window of the Paenibacillus marchantiae genome carries:
- a CDS encoding endonuclease MutS2, which translates into the protein MNEKTLTSLGYPQIQKNVAACALSYLGKRYARDMKPMVDASLIQMRLDETAEAAALIRYGASVPIPSLDGMETIMDLLGTGYLFTERDFSNLAQFLRSCAQLMKYMEGKSEVAPTVSRYASSMIWMESLLSEIERCIHSGRIQDQASKELIRIRKKMTVNEERMKRKLDSLISKHRSIMQENVISQRGGRTVLPIKKEFRKHVKGSVLDESGSGQTVYIEPAELVGLQMELSSLQAEESREEMKILGDLTSLAESYNREISLNTETVGILDFLFAKAKYAATMDGRTVRVNAIGRVRLHHARHPFMGASMVPLDFAIGQTYSSLIITGPNTGGKTVALKTLGLLTLMMQSGLLVPVAEDGEMAVYHEIAVDIGDGQSLEQALSTFSAHIRNMIGILEQADSSTLVLIDEMASGTDPGEGVGLSIAMLEELHSRGATVIATTHFGEIKHFAASTPGFENARMEFDTVSLQPLYRLRIGEAGDSYAYFIALKLGMPQRIIERSKLISDQGVSQSVSSTSSPSVPNVSSTSSQINSTVEQEQLNEARNTIKPTSPSVQTGTRKQSADRPETLEPAPPAKAFRKGDRVYAAYLNQSGIVCDVEDSRGNIGVMLRGRKVKIHKKRLTLHISADELYPGDYDLDIVLESKENRKKRKLISRKHVEGLKIELPPEE
- a CDS encoding cysteine-rich CWC family protein yields the protein MSVEQDTKKVTPEVLVCPLCGEANGCSYAAGRPHSECWCNRAVFPEGVFDPIPADQRRKSCICEACLDTYKKKTEQNKEPHS
- a CDS encoding mannitol-1-phosphate 5-dehydrogenase; translated protein: MKALHFGAGNIGRGFIGLILSRAGYNVVFSDVNQELVKALEQRGEYTVELANEAKDLETVTGVSAIDGTNLDTVAQNVAEAELITTAVGVNILKHIAPGIAKGLTSRLGTGDVFQPLHIIACENAIGASTQLKEHVYGLLDERTRLLADQYVYFPDSAVDRIVPIQHHEDPLHVQVEPFYEWVVDRSQMAPAFKPVEGVMYVDDLEPYIERKLFTVNTGHCIAAYIGYVNGFDTIQKAIADEKVKSIVYGALQETGAVLVKRFGFNADDHQLYIAKILERFVNPHLTDEVTRVGRSPLRKLSPNDRLVRPALQAYEYGTETTLLAMGMAAACKFDVSEDPEAVELQTTIQQKGIEAALSQYTSMDESHPVLKQAVAHYQQMQK
- a CDS encoding PTS sugar transporter subunit IIA; translated protein: MSVLTKDKVIMNATAQDKYEAIRMAGQILKDAGHITAEYIDKMLEREEIVSTYVGNGLAIPHGTKESKSFILSTGISVIQFPQGVDFGEEKAYMVIGIAAQGGEHMEILTSIAVICAEEENMEALRHAQTAEEVITILESEMEL
- a CDS encoding BglG family transcription antiterminator, translated to MSNITRRQREIVEFLLEHPHEVTAGDIAVAVKVSTRTVHRELQMIEQWLEPLGMRLEKKSGTGVRIDPGSDDLAVLRQQLELNEYVEFTPEERKLFMLCILLDESEPVKLLALASDLKVTVSTASNDLDDLEPRIQLAGLKLVRRRGYGVKINGSELAHRMAISALALEYLDESDLFGRQAEQGVSKVNSKLLEMIGHEDVLTVENALWQPDIEWLENIPERQYMKLLIQLSVAVVRIRKGFGIGRGTQQDKNDVGNPLQDERKVPEYLASRLCGVLSAQLGLEFVGEEQAYFHRLLVEIEQSIHSSRLLPIDDLVLLDMVRSLTDRMQEKTHYSFHEDRLLREGLIAHMEPVLERMDGRQLIRNPLLQQIRKDYESLFEDVKKAVREAWPNTDVPDEEIGFLVMHFGASIERLRVLKREIRAVVVCTSGIGSSRMLSSRLSKEIPEIRIVDSVSWYEAARIPKTEYDLVLSTVDLPMDKHQYYKVSPLLTAEESERLRHFIRTTTLQREHSPPPEADSRTTGRISDPVGLEATLIEIVQIIGKFQVFPLDNQEIGFLETAYAMCSVLHQSGVLNNPDEIARLLEEREAVGSQKIPGTSLALFHTRSDGIHSPSITLFQLTEPLLRTPEDPAGVSHVLLMLGPRQLSKESLEVLSEISALLLQEEMIALLEKGNRDDLIHYLSQELAGFYRSKTEIGGIQT
- a CDS encoding PTS mannitol transporter subunit IICB codes for the protein MSSVDAKSEKSGGIRVGVQKFGRFLSGMVMPNMGAFIAWGLITALFIPKGWFPNADFALLVDPMIKYLLPLLIGYTGGTMVHGQRGGVVGAIMTIGVIVGSDIPMFLGAMIAGPLGAWVIKKFDKAVDGKIKSGFEMLVNNFSAGIIGGILALLALKGIGPFVEAISKVLSAGVEALMNAGLLPLVNLIIEPGKVLFLNNAINHGILTPIGTDQARELGQSVLFMLESNPGPGLGILLAYCFFGRGSAKSSAPGAVIIHFFGGIHEIYFPYILMRPILILAAMAGGVAGTLTFMLTGAGLVSAPSPGSIIAYSLLTPKGGYLGMFAGVAVAAVISFLVASILLKTGKQKDDEDLDSASNRMKDMKNQGKTGNLTVDKDNREADRAADIASSAVKTDINKIVFSCDAGMGSSAMGASILRKKMKAAGVDVAVTNTAISEIPQDADIVITQKTLTDRAKSVAPNAEHISIDNFLKSPEYEALVERLKSDS
- the gcvH gene encoding glycine cleavage system protein GcvH, giving the protein MSELKSDFLYSEEHEWVQTVGEDTVRIGITEFAQHQLGDIVFVELPDLESDVKAEDGIGTIESVKTVSDLFSPVSGTIIAVNDALQDSPELVNNSPYEEGWMIEIRVEGDLTAALSTLMNADAYRKHTE